Proteins encoded by one window of Lathyrus oleraceus cultivar Zhongwan6 chromosome 1, CAAS_Psat_ZW6_1.0, whole genome shotgun sequence:
- the LOC127077696 gene encoding peroxisomal membrane protein PMP22 isoform X2, which produces MGSVAKNGLNNYVKQLQEHPLRTKVITAGVLSGISDIVSQKLTGIQKLQFKRLFLKVFLGAAYLGPFGHYFHIVLEKIFKGKKDSKTVAKKVLIEQLTSSPLNNLLFMIYYGLVIEVLARSWVDKLQIHASSFPRCFPQLNSILLGNILEPSSTIDDIDQTLKERRLQFIVLKLSRCPCLIVLL; this is translated from the exons ATGGGGTCTGTAGCAAAGAATGGACTCAACAATTATGTGAAACAGCTTCAGGAACATCCTTTGAGAACCAAG GTAATTACTGCAGGGGTGTTATCGGGGATCAGTGACATAGTGTCTCAGAAGCTTACTGGGATTCAGAAACTTCAATTCAAACGGCTTTTTCTCAAAGTG TTTCTTGGAGCCGCTTATCTTGGACCCTTTGGACACTACTTTCATATAGTATTGGAAAAGATTTTCAAAGGAAAGAAAGATTCAAAAACTGTGGCAAAGAAG GTTCTGATTGAACAATTGACATCTTCTCCTTTGAACAATTTGCTTTTCATGATTTACTACGGGTTAGTTATTGAAG TTCTGGCCCGTAGTTGGGTGGATAAATTACAAATTCATGCCTCTTCATTTCCGCGTTGTTTTCCACAGCTTAATAGCATTTTGCTG GGGAATATTCTTGAACCTTCGAGCACGATCGATGACATTGACCAAACCCTGAAGGAAAGGAGACTCCAATTTATAGTCTTGAAATTAAGTAGATGCCCCTGCTTAATAGTACTCCTTTAG
- the LOC127077696 gene encoding peroxisomal membrane protein PMP22 isoform X1: MGSVAKNGLNNYVKQLQEHPLRTKVITAGVLSGISDIVSQKLTGIQKLQFKRLFLKVFLGAAYLGPFGHYFHIVLEKIFKGKKDSKTVAKKVLIEQLTSSPLNNLLFMIYYGLVIEGQPWVQVKARVKKGYPSVQYAAWTFWPVVGWINYKFMPLHFRVVFHSLIAFCWGIFLNLRARSMTLTKP, translated from the exons ATGGGGTCTGTAGCAAAGAATGGACTCAACAATTATGTGAAACAGCTTCAGGAACATCCTTTGAGAACCAAG GTAATTACTGCAGGGGTGTTATCGGGGATCAGTGACATAGTGTCTCAGAAGCTTACTGGGATTCAGAAACTTCAATTCAAACGGCTTTTTCTCAAAGTG TTTCTTGGAGCCGCTTATCTTGGACCCTTTGGACACTACTTTCATATAGTATTGGAAAAGATTTTCAAAGGAAAGAAAGATTCAAAAACTGTGGCAAAGAAG GTTCTGATTGAACAATTGACATCTTCTCCTTTGAACAATTTGCTTTTCATGATTTACTACGGGTTAGTTATTGAAG GCCAACCTTGGGTGCAAGTGAAAGCTAGAGTGAAGAAGGGTTATCCATCAGTGCAATACGCCGCATGGACG TTCTGGCCCGTAGTTGGGTGGATAAATTACAAATTCATGCCTCTTCATTTCCGCGTTGTTTTCCACAGCTTAATAGCATTTTGCTG GGGAATATTCTTGAACCTTCGAGCACGATCGATGACATTGACCAAACCCTGA
- the LOC127112973 gene encoding probable F-box protein At4g22030 — protein METSMISNKLSSFSYCHTRRISARNKVQKIPETKFSIPKLRNKSLVAELNYLNNYTRNDDLNNSKINKNSNEVVKLHLIMEIVSDRLEMHKNIGIQRDNWNSLLLSSVNMMTLSASSMVGLAAVASASTGAEASLLALKVSSTILYMAATGLLLFMNKVQPSQLAEEQRNAVRFFNQLQGELRTKLALGNFNEDDVNEAIEKVLALDKAFPLPLLGSMLEKFPETVKPAVWWPQMKTRKHERNLQGKKNNGWNLRLEEEMKKIVMVLKNKDIENCMKLSKRVLKLNKLLSFSGPILTCFAAFGSVFLGSVNASWPMMLGIICGAMASVVNTIEHGGQVGMVFEFYRSTSGLLKLMEETIELNINEEDYYKRENGELLEIKVALQLGRSLSELRQFSNDDDDVCEEFANKLF, from the coding sequence ATGGAAACATCTATGATTTCAAACAAACTTTCTTCTTTTTCTTATTGTCATACAAGAAGAATTTCTGCAAGAAACAAGGTGCAGAAGATTCCAGAAACAAAATTCTCCATTCCAAAGCTTCGTAACAAATCTTTGGTAGCGGAATTGAATTATCTAAATAACTACACTAGAAATGATGATCTAAACAACTCCAAAATCAACAAAAATTCAAATGAAGTTGTTAAGCTTCATTTGATTATGGAGATTGTATCAGATAGATTAGAGATGCACAAGAATATCGGAATCCAGCGCGACAACTGGAACAGTCTTTTACTGTCATCCGTTAACATGATGACTCTTTCTGCTTCATCAATGGTTGGTCTTGCGGCAGTTGCTTCGGCTTCGACTGGAGCTGAAGCGTCTCTTCTCGCATTGAAAGTTTCTTCAACAATTCTTTACATGGCTGCAACTGGTTTGCTTCTGTTCATGAACAAAGTTCAGCCGTCACAGCTTGCAGAGGAGCAAAGAAACGCTGTTAGGTTTTTTAACCAGCTTCAAGGAGAATTAAGAACAAAGCTTGCTCTTGGAAATTTCAATGAAGATGATGTCAATGAAGCTATAGAGAAAGTTTTAGCATTGGATAAAGCTTTTCCTCTTCCTTTGTTAGGTTCAATGCTCGAGAAGTTTCCTGAAACTGTGAAACCAGCAGTTTGGTGGCCGCAAATGAAGACACGGAAACATGAAAGAAATTTACAAGGGAAGAAAAATAATGGATGGAATCTAAGGTTGGAAGAGGAAATGAAAAAGATTGTTATGGTTTTGAAAAACAAGGATATAGAAAATTGCATGAAGTTGAGTAAAAGAGTTTTGAAGTTGAACAAGCTATTATCATTTTCTGGTCCTATATTAACATGTTTTGCAGCTTTTGGTTCTGTGTTTTTGGGTTCTGTTAATGCATCTTGGCCTATGATGCTTGGGATTATATGTGGAGCTATGGCAAGTGTTGTTAACACCATAGAACATGGTGGACAAGTTGGGATGGTTTTTGAGTTTTATAGGTCAACTAGTGGATTACTTAAGCTTATGGAAGAGACTATAGAGTTAAATATAAATGAAGAAGATTATTATAAAAGAGAAAATGGAGAGTTGTTGGAAATCAAAGTTGCTTTGCAACTAGGAAGAAGTCTCTCAGAACTCAGACAATTTtctaatgatgatgatgatgtttgtGAAGAGTTTGCTAACAAGCTTTTTTAG